A genomic stretch from Spongiibacter nanhainus includes:
- a CDS encoding accessory factor UbiK family protein, whose amino-acid sequence MNKPDLISQLAEQASRLINQGPDIQQDLEGKLQALLQSGFSHMNVVSRDEFDAQVAVLHKTRAKLEAMEAQLAELQRALDERDS is encoded by the coding sequence ATGAACAAACCCGACCTAATCTCCCAACTCGCTGAGCAGGCCAGCCGCCTGATCAACCAGGGCCCGGACATCCAACAGGACCTGGAAGGCAAGCTTCAGGCCCTGCTGCAAAGCGGCTTCAGCCACATGAACGTAGTATCCAGGGATGAGTTCGACGCCCAGGTCGCGGTGCTCCACAAAACCCGCGCCAAACTGGAGGCCATGGAGGCACAACTGGCCGAGCTTCAAAGGGCCCTGGATGAGCGCGACAGCTAG
- a CDS encoding YifB family Mg chelatase-like AAA ATPase: MPLATVFSRAKLGIDAPLITVEVHLSGGLPAFNIVGLPEATVRESRDRVRSAIVNSRFEFPVSRITVNLAPADLPKEGGRFDLPIAIGILLASGQIPAKSTEGYEFIGELGLSGELRPVSAALPGAVEAGEANRIMVLPKGNGGLGSLLPPEQVREARSLIDVAQYLHGQQDLPLGSDASDTHRTAALPDLIDVKGQTAAKRALEIAAAGAHSMLMSGPPGTGKTLLASRLPGIMPPLTHAETLDIAKIQSVLGQALDLRRPFRSPHHSASGPALVGGGSPPRPGEISKGDLGVVFLDELPQFSRHVLEVLREPLESGEVIIARATQQVRYPCRFQLIAAMNPCPCGYDGDPTRDCKCTPDQIQRYRSKISGPLLDRIDIRITVPRMSSQELLNAPNGETSATVQQRVAQARQIQLDRAGKANAQLSAREIDHHCPLDEACRALITKAEQQLQLSGRAQHRIIKLARTIADLAGALSITPVHIQEALMYRGVEF, from the coding sequence ATGCCCCTGGCCACCGTTTTCAGCCGCGCCAAGCTCGGCATCGACGCACCGCTAATCACTGTTGAAGTCCACCTTTCTGGCGGGCTGCCCGCTTTCAATATCGTTGGCTTGCCCGAGGCCACCGTCAGGGAAAGCCGAGATCGGGTCCGCTCCGCTATTGTCAATTCCCGCTTTGAATTCCCGGTCAGCCGCATCACGGTGAACCTCGCCCCCGCCGATCTACCCAAAGAGGGCGGCCGCTTCGACCTCCCCATCGCCATTGGTATTCTGCTGGCGTCCGGACAAATTCCGGCGAAGAGCACTGAAGGCTACGAATTTATCGGTGAGCTGGGCTTGAGTGGTGAGCTGCGCCCTGTGAGCGCCGCCTTGCCCGGTGCCGTTGAGGCCGGCGAAGCGAATCGCATTATGGTGCTACCCAAAGGCAATGGTGGACTGGGCAGCTTGCTGCCTCCAGAGCAAGTGCGGGAAGCCCGCAGCCTGATTGATGTGGCCCAGTACCTCCACGGCCAGCAGGACCTACCACTGGGTAGCGATGCCAGCGACACGCATCGCACTGCGGCGCTGCCCGATCTTATCGACGTTAAAGGGCAAACCGCCGCTAAGCGGGCATTGGAAATCGCCGCCGCCGGTGCCCATAGCATGTTGATGAGCGGGCCACCCGGCACCGGCAAGACCCTGCTAGCAAGCCGCCTGCCCGGCATTATGCCGCCGCTCACCCACGCCGAAACCCTGGACATCGCCAAGATTCAATCGGTGCTGGGGCAGGCGCTGGACTTGCGGCGCCCCTTTCGCAGTCCTCACCACTCTGCGTCAGGGCCCGCACTAGTCGGCGGCGGCAGCCCACCTCGCCCCGGTGAGATTTCCAAGGGAGATTTGGGTGTGGTGTTTCTCGATGAATTGCCCCAGTTCTCCCGCCACGTTTTAGAAGTGCTGCGAGAGCCACTGGAGAGCGGTGAAGTGATCATTGCCCGGGCCACCCAGCAAGTGCGCTATCCCTGCCGCTTTCAGCTGATCGCCGCCATGAACCCCTGCCCCTGCGGCTACGACGGCGACCCCACCCGGGACTGCAAGTGCACGCCGGACCAGATTCAGCGTTATCGCAGCAAAATCTCCGGCCCGCTGCTAGACCGCATCGATATCCGTATTACCGTGCCGCGCATGAGCAGCCAGGAGTTGCTGAATGCACCGAATGGCGAGACCAGCGCCACCGTTCAGCAACGCGTGGCCCAAGCCCGGCAAATTCAACTGGACCGAGCCGGCAAAGCCAACGCTCAGTTAAGCGCCCGCGAGATCGACCATCACTGCCCACTCGACGAGGCATGCCGGGCCTTGATCACCAAAGCCGAACAGCAGTTACAACTCAGCGGCCGCGCCCAGCACCGCATTATTAAACTGGCGAGAACCATCGCCGATTTGGCCGGGGCCCTGTCGATAACGCCAGTGCATATTCAAGAAGCGTTGATGTATCGCGGGGTGGAGTTTTAA
- a CDS encoding tandem-95 repeat protein, giving the protein MIDLSNYSFADLVGGTLQPASLKGDFPAELLSVNLVDLNLPEQWVDWLDKERRKEEAENDADVKLDTSGAVVDIAAVDFDALSLTAVDTHQQAAVSPPESSGSEEGFSINPLVWTVAGVAGIVALDSADSDSNGGGGGNRAPVFAESSRSLTIQEDQPIIIRADVTDKDGDELTFSIPSSARPDNGTVEEGGSPGVFVYTPDAEFSGEDSFTIRVSDGNGGIAVQEVTITVENVNDAPEVDEEQNISGNQGQVLRITVPATDIEGDPLTYTFTNPSNGSLTPGDSPGEYFYAPDAAFTGEDSFTVTVSDGTNDVSQTINLRVGLPNEAPDVDETQTVIVDEDEEITVTVEAEDVDGDTLTYTAGDPSNGTVEEGDNPGEFVYTPDPNFNGEDSFTVTVDDGNGGTATQTITVMVNPVEDTYELSADDVEAAEGDTDGNTMVFELKLDRAPFDEDVVINVVSQDGTATAGDDFEAVDTQLTFLAGEDTVELTVNLLGDTIVGIDEAFTLLISGELLAEDVTVTGTILNDDLDPNWDAPTIDLLAELDTGELDDDNITSEDDLGFRVIAEPGVDIEIFQDGVSIGTATEDSDGVYLFEVDNLGDGEYEFVAILSVNGSSDTLESQPLTVTVDSEDPSTPTIALAPESDTGAIGDRLTADDTPTLVIAAEAGASVEVFLDGESLGLATENEAGQYSFTASALGEGNYEFSAVATDPAGNSSSASADLDIEIDTTAPAAPVIALDAGSDSGVSGEDGITQNDVLFFTIDADPGSTVEVFQNGTSVGIAQEDGNNPGQYDFTTSTLDEGNFQLTAEATDLAGNTSALSLSEDVTIDTSAPVIAALTADAEADTVTVSFDESLGLFDDADFSFTVNELAAAVTGVNAADDSLTFSLDVDLQAGDTIDVALLAGAIADIAGNGIAAVDFNDDPAGTVV; this is encoded by the coding sequence ATGATTGATTTGTCGAATTATTCTTTTGCTGACCTGGTGGGTGGCACCCTGCAGCCAGCGAGTTTAAAGGGTGATTTCCCAGCCGAGCTGCTTTCGGTCAATCTTGTCGACCTCAATCTGCCTGAACAGTGGGTCGACTGGCTTGATAAAGAGCGCCGCAAAGAGGAAGCGGAAAACGACGCTGATGTTAAACTGGACACCAGCGGCGCGGTTGTTGATATAGCTGCCGTCGATTTCGACGCCCTGTCCCTCACTGCCGTCGATACCCACCAGCAAGCGGCTGTCAGCCCGCCCGAATCATCTGGAAGCGAGGAAGGATTTTCGATTAATCCGCTTGTCTGGACGGTGGCGGGTGTTGCCGGGATCGTGGCCCTGGACTCAGCGGACAGCGACAGCAATGGTGGTGGCGGTGGTAACCGAGCGCCAGTGTTCGCTGAATCCAGCCGATCACTGACGATCCAGGAAGATCAGCCCATCATCATCCGTGCCGACGTCACCGACAAAGACGGTGACGAATTGACTTTTTCCATCCCCAGCTCAGCTCGTCCGGATAATGGCACTGTCGAGGAGGGTGGTTCACCGGGTGTGTTTGTCTATACCCCCGATGCCGAGTTTTCCGGGGAAGATAGCTTCACTATCCGGGTCTCTGACGGAAACGGCGGTATTGCCGTACAAGAAGTGACTATCACCGTTGAAAACGTCAATGATGCGCCTGAGGTTGATGAAGAGCAGAACATTAGTGGCAACCAGGGGCAGGTTTTAAGGATTACGGTTCCCGCTACCGATATTGAAGGAGATCCACTCACTTACACGTTCACCAATCCATCTAATGGCTCCCTAACGCCTGGCGATAGTCCTGGTGAATATTTCTATGCGCCGGACGCCGCTTTTACCGGTGAGGACAGCTTTACGGTGACGGTAAGTGACGGGACCAACGACGTCTCGCAAACCATTAACCTGCGGGTGGGGCTGCCTAACGAAGCGCCTGATGTAGACGAAACGCAGACAGTGATTGTCGATGAAGACGAGGAAATCACCGTTACTGTGGAAGCCGAGGATGTCGACGGTGACACCCTAACCTATACCGCTGGCGACCCTAGCAATGGCACGGTGGAGGAAGGGGACAACCCCGGTGAGTTTGTTTATACCCCCGATCCCAATTTTAATGGTGAAGACAGCTTTACCGTAACGGTCGATGATGGCAATGGTGGTACAGCGACCCAAACCATCACAGTGATGGTGAATCCTGTGGAGGATACTTACGAGCTCAGCGCAGACGACGTTGAAGCCGCAGAGGGAGATACTGACGGCAACACCATGGTTTTTGAGCTCAAGTTGGATCGGGCGCCGTTTGACGAAGACGTGGTAATAAACGTCGTCAGCCAGGATGGCACAGCAACAGCCGGCGATGATTTCGAGGCGGTGGATACCCAGCTAACTTTCTTGGCGGGGGAGGATACGGTAGAACTCACCGTAAATCTGCTGGGCGATACCATTGTGGGCATTGATGAGGCCTTCACCCTCTTGATCTCCGGCGAGCTGTTAGCCGAAGACGTTACCGTTACCGGGACAATCCTTAATGACGACCTCGACCCCAACTGGGATGCGCCTACTATCGATCTGCTCGCTGAGTTAGACACCGGCGAGTTGGATGATGACAACATCACATCTGAAGATGATCTAGGCTTTCGGGTTATCGCCGAGCCGGGTGTCGATATTGAAATTTTTCAGGACGGAGTCTCAATTGGGACTGCCACGGAAGACAGCGACGGTGTTTACTTGTTTGAAGTTGATAACCTCGGTGATGGCGAGTATGAGTTTGTTGCCATTCTCAGTGTCAATGGCAGCAGTGACACCTTGGAGAGCCAACCGCTGACAGTGACGGTGGATTCAGAAGACCCCTCTACCCCAACAATCGCACTGGCCCCGGAGTCCGATACAGGGGCGATTGGTGACCGTTTAACGGCAGACGATACTCCGACTCTAGTTATTGCTGCTGAAGCTGGGGCGAGTGTCGAAGTCTTTCTTGATGGCGAATCATTGGGTTTGGCGACCGAGAATGAAGCGGGACAGTATAGCTTTACCGCTTCGGCTCTCGGCGAAGGTAACTATGAGTTTTCAGCTGTAGCAACTGACCCTGCGGGCAACAGCTCATCTGCTTCTGCTGATTTGGATATTGAGATTGATACCACCGCACCGGCTGCGCCCGTGATTGCACTAGATGCTGGCTCGGATAGTGGCGTTTCAGGTGAGGACGGCATTACCCAAAATGATGTGCTCTTCTTCACTATCGATGCTGATCCAGGCTCTACGGTGGAGGTATTTCAGAACGGTACGTCCGTCGGTATAGCACAAGAAGATGGCAACAACCCGGGGCAATACGACTTCACTACTAGCACTTTGGACGAAGGTAATTTCCAACTTACCGCAGAAGCGACGGATTTGGCGGGAAATACCTCAGCGCTATCGTTGTCAGAAGATGTCACCATCGATACCTCTGCGCCCGTCATTGCGGCACTCACCGCCGATGCTGAAGCGGACACGGTGACGGTAAGCTTCGACGAATCGCTGGGGCTGTTTGATGACGCTGACTTTAGCTTTACCGTCAACGAGTTGGCGGCGGCCGTGACTGGTGTTAACGCTGCGGACGACAGCCTCACCTTTAGCCTGGATGTGGATCTTCAGGCCGGTGATACTATTGATGTGGCTCTTCTGGCGGGCGCCATTGCCGACATTGCTGGCAACGGTATTGCGGCGGTGGATTTCAATGATGACCCCGCAGGCACGGTGGTTTAA
- a CDS encoding DUF6447 family protein → MTEEKARTVTIDGKEYALDSLNDTAKNQLMNLRAADQKINALQQDLAMFQTARNSYAKVLAENLPESPEAAAE, encoded by the coding sequence ATGACCGAAGAAAAAGCACGCACCGTTACTATTGATGGCAAGGAATACGCACTGGATTCATTAAATGATACGGCCAAAAACCAGTTGATGAACCTGCGCGCTGCGGATCAAAAAATCAATGCGCTTCAGCAGGATCTGGCAATGTTCCAAACCGCGCGTAACTCCTATGCCAAAGTTTTGGCCGAAAACCTGCCCGAGTCGCCTGAAGCCGCGGCCGAGTAG
- a CDS encoding SapC family protein, producing the protein MPQLKAVSASEHRRFSWMPFSHYKFAKGDQFIPLLVNEFKLASTMAPIAFIKKGEGYQPILIAGLESKRNLLVSSEGYWLGGYVPSHYRSHPFCIGKNQDGKELLCFHSDSEFVHDRIIPGESKPFIQGEGLSTDLQEIYDFLKSCQIGSQNSDSFCSRCKELDLFMPWSPEIKLNGKSKRFTGFYCINESKLKNLPDTDAKSMLETGALGAIYYHLASLPLTTSLETLYYRQAKASESKDSGIEYEDVFTGFADDDSINLEW; encoded by the coding sequence GTGCCACAATTAAAGGCTGTAAGCGCATCCGAGCATCGCCGTTTTAGTTGGATGCCTTTCTCACACTATAAGTTTGCGAAGGGTGATCAGTTTATCCCCCTGCTCGTGAATGAATTTAAGTTGGCGTCAACGATGGCGCCAATCGCTTTTATAAAGAAAGGCGAGGGCTATCAACCGATACTAATCGCTGGTCTTGAAAGTAAACGGAATCTGCTTGTGTCGTCTGAGGGCTATTGGCTGGGCGGCTACGTACCGTCACATTATCGCTCTCACCCTTTCTGTATTGGTAAAAACCAAGACGGCAAAGAGCTTCTATGTTTTCATTCTGACTCGGAGTTCGTTCATGATCGAATAATTCCGGGTGAAAGTAAGCCGTTTATCCAGGGTGAAGGACTGTCTACGGATCTTCAGGAAATTTATGATTTCCTCAAATCTTGTCAAATCGGCAGCCAAAATTCCGACTCTTTCTGCTCCAGGTGTAAAGAATTAGACCTATTCATGCCTTGGAGCCCAGAGATCAAATTAAATGGTAAGTCCAAACGATTTACTGGTTTTTATTGCATAAATGAAAGCAAGCTTAAAAACTTACCGGATACAGATGCTAAATCAATGCTAGAAACTGGAGCGCTGGGTGCAATTTACTACCACCTTGCATCTTTACCCCTAACCACCTCATTAGAGACTCTGTATTACCGTCAGGCAAAGGCGAGTGAATCGAAAGACTCAGGCATTGAATACGAAGATGTATTTACAGGTTTTGCCGACGATGATTCGATCAATTTGGAGTGGTGA